One part of the Chryseobacterium mulctrae genome encodes these proteins:
- a CDS encoding class I SAM-dependent methyltransferase: MKITKLVILFNYQKILLGIIVSIVLFGLSFFIKLTLVVLLFRILGVLIILNIIASLVASYILYDNSDLYELNNLKGIIDWNKTKNVVLVHASFDPLSKSLEEKYPNLNLTVCDIFGNRHEQEKGIETSKKIFPPNPKEIKIKPHQLLFEDCSQNVILAITALHEILDHDQRVLFFKEAKRVLKDDGLIVISEQFRDFTNFVFFNIGAFHFLSKKQWQKAISEAGLEIAENKKITPFANMLIVRNRILGGV; this comes from the coding sequence ATGAAAATCACAAAGCTTGTCATTCTCTTCAATTACCAGAAAATCCTTCTAGGAATTATTGTTTCTATTGTTCTTTTTGGATTGTCATTTTTTATTAAGTTGACTCTTGTTGTTTTGTTATTCAGAATTTTAGGTGTTCTTATTATTCTGAATATCATTGCTTCACTCGTTGCTTCTTATATTTTGTATGACAATTCAGATTTATATGAATTAAACAATTTAAAAGGAATTATAGATTGGAATAAAACTAAAAATGTTGTTTTAGTTCACGCCAGTTTTGATCCTTTATCGAAAAGTTTGGAAGAAAAATATCCTAATTTAAATTTAACAGTTTGTGATATTTTTGGAAATCGTCACGAACAGGAAAAAGGAATTGAAACTTCAAAAAAGATATTTCCTCCCAATCCTAAAGAAATAAAAATAAAACCTCATCAATTGCTTTTTGAAGATTGTTCTCAAAATGTAATTCTTGCCATAACTGCACTTCACGAAATTTTGGATCACGACCAAAGAGTTTTATTCTTTAAAGAAGCTAAAAGAGTTTTAAAAGATGATGGTTTGATCGTTATTTCAGAGCAGTTCAGGGATTTTACCAACTTTGTTTTCTTCAATATCGGAGCCTTTCATTTTTTAAGCAAAAAGCAATGGCAAAAAGCAATTTCGGAAGCAGGTTTGGAGATTGCTGAGAATAAAAAAATTACACCGTTTGCGAATATGCTAATAGTAAGAAATAGGATATTGGGAGGTGTTTAA
- a CDS encoding winged helix-turn-helix transcriptional regulator — MKQNELMQYSCPLGKAMSALGSKWKPIIVLVIKDRKLRFGELAVRINVISRKVLTDQLKEMQTDGLIIREEFKELPPRVEYSLTEKGLALLPILYQLEEWETKYHVYDPEKAKDCKTLLEKKEKKKVVV, encoded by the coding sequence ATGAAACAAAACGAATTGATGCAATACAGCTGCCCTTTAGGCAAAGCAATGTCTGCATTGGGAAGCAAATGGAAACCGATAATCGTATTGGTTATTAAAGACCGAAAACTACGTTTTGGAGAACTTGCTGTACGCATTAATGTTATTTCAAGAAAAGTTCTGACCGATCAATTAAAAGAAATGCAAACTGACGGATTAATCATTCGTGAAGAGTTTAAAGAACTTCCACCAAGAGTAGAATATTCGTTGACAGAAAAAGGATTGGCGCTTTTACCTATCTTATACCAATTGGAAGAATGGGAAACAAAATATCATGTTTATGATCCTGAGAAAGCTAAGGATTGCAAGACTCTTTTAGAAAAAAAGGAAAAGAAAAAGGTGGTTGTTTAA
- a CDS encoding NADH:flavin oxidoreductase, with translation MSTESLFKPFQYKNLELKNRIVMAPMTRAQSDNGVPTQQIADYYARRAASEVGLILSEGTVINRPGSKNLQNIPDFYGTEALNGWKNVIDAVHQNGGKMGPQIWHVGDTRMAEDYPLVDMEKASTMTLEDLQNTITQFAASAKSAKDLGFDVLEIHGAHGYLIDQFFWEVTNTRTDEYGGKTLKERSKFAVDVVKAMRAAVGEDFTIIIRLSQWKQQDYKSRLALDPNEMEDWLLPLKEAGVDIFHCSQRRFWEPEFEGSDLNFAGWAKKLTGQPTITVGSVGLNGDFMAAFAGEGSEKADLKELVRRLDREDFDLVAVGRALLSDYQWAKKIKDGRVEELTDFAGSSLGVLY, from the coding sequence ATGAGTACAGAATCATTGTTTAAACCTTTTCAATACAAAAATTTAGAACTAAAAAATAGAATAGTAATGGCTCCGATGACGAGAGCGCAATCTGATAACGGAGTTCCCACTCAGCAAATTGCAGATTATTATGCAAGAAGAGCAGCTTCGGAAGTTGGATTGATTCTTTCTGAAGGAACGGTGATCAACAGACCCGGATCTAAAAATCTACAAAATATCCCAGATTTTTATGGAACTGAAGCATTAAACGGCTGGAAAAACGTGATCGATGCAGTTCATCAAAATGGAGGAAAAATGGGACCACAGATTTGGCATGTTGGTGATACCAGAATGGCAGAAGATTATCCTTTAGTGGATATGGAAAAAGCTTCTACAATGACTTTGGAAGACCTTCAGAATACGATTACTCAGTTTGCGGCTTCGGCAAAATCGGCAAAAGATTTAGGATTTGATGTTTTGGAAATTCACGGCGCTCATGGTTATTTAATTGACCAGTTTTTCTGGGAAGTAACCAATACCAGAACTGACGAATACGGAGGAAAAACATTAAAAGAAAGAAGCAAATTTGCGGTGGATGTTGTAAAAGCAATGCGAGCTGCAGTAGGAGAGGATTTCACAATTATTATCCGTCTTTCTCAATGGAAGCAGCAGGATTATAAAAGCAGATTAGCTTTAGATCCTAATGAAATGGAAGATTGGTTGTTGCCATTAAAAGAAGCCGGAGTAGATATTTTCCACTGTTCACAAAGACGTTTTTGGGAACCTGAATTTGAAGGTTCAGATTTGAATTTCGCAGGTTGGGCAAAAAAACTGACTGGTCAACCGACAATTACCGTAGGTTCTGTAGGATTAAATGGTGATTTTATGGCAGCTTTTGCAGGAGAAGGTTCAGAAAAAGCAGACCTTAAAGAATTGGTAAGAAGACTTGACCGTGAAGATTTTGATTTGGTTGCGGTAGGACGTGCTTTGTTGAGCGACTACCAATGGGCAAAGAAAATTAAAGATGGCAGAGTAGAAGAACTTACAGATTTTGCTGGGTCTAGTTTAGGAGTGCTTTATTAA
- a CDS encoding C1 family peptidase, whose amino-acid sequence MKNKRFASLLFVLCAGSMMFAQDDLINKLKNNQSQNANFQFTTLKDVGATSVKNQGSSGTCWSYSGNSFLESEMQRMGKKPVDLAEIFTARNSYHDKAKLYVLNGGAISWGDGGELHDVVNMYKKYGAVPQDVYTGLKAGQSLNNFKEMQGKLKPVLDSLVEASSKGKLSDNWMASVDAILDEYLGKVPTNFTYEGKNYTPKTFAKEVVGINPEDYVELSSYKDYPYYQKFVVPIPDNWSHDSDWNIPMNELTAIIDNAVNKGYSVGWATDVSEPYFSYKNGVAYVPDVDLDQITPEVKKDLFTQPKKDKTITEDMRQKALNNLSTTDDHGMHIVGLAKDQSGKEYYMVKNSWGVTNDFDGYLYVTRPYVEYKSTAILVHKNAIPKNIRKQLKPSKSIGL is encoded by the coding sequence ATGAAAAACAAAAGATTTGCGTCACTACTTTTTGTTTTATGCGCAGGAAGTATGATGTTTGCTCAGGATGACCTGATCAACAAGTTGAAAAACAATCAGTCTCAAAATGCCAATTTCCAATTTACTACGTTGAAAGATGTAGGTGCAACTTCGGTAAAAAACCAGGGTTCATCAGGAACTTGTTGGAGCTATTCAGGAAATTCTTTCCTGGAGTCTGAAATGCAGAGGATGGGCAAAAAGCCAGTTGATTTGGCTGAAATCTTTACCGCAAGAAATTCTTATCACGATAAAGCAAAATTATACGTGTTAAATGGCGGAGCGATCAGTTGGGGAGATGGAGGTGAGCTTCACGATGTTGTTAACATGTACAAAAAATACGGAGCGGTTCCACAAGATGTTTATACAGGTTTAAAAGCCGGCCAATCTTTAAATAATTTTAAAGAAATGCAGGGCAAACTAAAACCGGTTTTAGACAGCTTAGTTGAAGCTTCTTCAAAAGGGAAACTTTCAGATAACTGGATGGCTTCTGTGGATGCTATTTTAGATGAATATTTGGGAAAAGTACCAACAAACTTTACCTACGAAGGGAAAAATTATACTCCAAAAACTTTTGCTAAAGAAGTGGTAGGAATTAATCCTGAAGATTATGTTGAGTTGTCTTCATACAAAGATTATCCTTATTACCAGAAATTTGTAGTTCCGATCCCTGATAACTGGAGCCATGATTCTGACTGGAATATTCCGATGAATGAACTGACTGCAATTATCGACAATGCTGTTAACAAAGGATATTCTGTAGGTTGGGCAACAGACGTTTCTGAGCCTTATTTTTCATACAAAAATGGAGTTGCATACGTTCCTGATGTAGATCTTGATCAAATTACTCCGGAAGTAAAAAAAGATTTATTCACTCAGCCTAAAAAAGATAAAACTATTACTGAAGATATGCGTCAGAAAGCTTTAAACAATCTTTCTACAACCGATGATCACGGAATGCACATCGTAGGTTTGGCAAAAGATCAGTCGGGTAAAGAATATTATATGGTGAAAAATTCTTGGGGTGTAACCAATGATTTTGATGGATATTTATATGTGACTAGACCTTACGTTGAATATAAATCAACTGCAATTTTGGTTCACAAAAATGCAATTCCTAAGAACATCAGAAAGCAATTGAAGCCAAGCAAAAGCATTGGTTTGTAA
- a CDS encoding RNA polymerase sigma factor encodes MEKELLIECQKNDRNAQRKVYEKMAGKLYTVCKRYLKNDEDIQEVLADTFYKIFTKLNQLENHDIFEAWAKKIAVNECLQKLRSMKALNVSLEEDFVESTGSPTDSISFEKDILKLLNFLPEGCRAIFNLFAIEGYPHKEIATMLSISEGTSKSQLNFARKKLQELLVNHNI; translated from the coding sequence ATGGAAAAAGAATTACTGATAGAATGCCAAAAAAACGACCGCAACGCTCAGCGGAAAGTTTACGAAAAAATGGCGGGCAAACTGTACACAGTCTGCAAACGCTATCTGAAAAACGATGAAGATATACAAGAAGTATTGGCTGATACTTTTTACAAAATTTTCACAAAGCTGAATCAATTGGAAAACCATGATATTTTCGAAGCTTGGGCTAAGAAAATTGCAGTGAATGAATGTTTACAGAAACTGAGAAGTATGAAAGCTTTGAATGTTTCGTTAGAAGAAGATTTTGTAGAATCAACAGGCTCTCCAACCGACAGTATTTCGTTTGAGAAAGATATTCTCAAACTCTTGAATTTCCTTCCAGAAGGTTGTAGGGCGATTTTCAATCTTTTTGCAATTGAAGGCTATCCACACAAAGAGATTGCAACCATGCTTTCAATTAGCGAAGGAACATCAAAATCTCAGTTGAATTTTGCAAGAAAAAAATTGCAGGAACTTTTGGTAAATCACAACATTTAA
- a CDS encoding vWA domain-containing protein: MENNHDIDKKFNEASQSLEEPTTFPGFDKVWSQVEEKLDKKEDKKKIIPIWFPYGIAASLIIGLGAFYFINKNDVSEINKPAIAQNTVSPKVNSNVQAIDSMVKSNIEKEIHSQKEIQKPEVLVYESFVPEPKISPIYHNEIPSQSSNLTKDNEPDHDVILDHNDKETNIEEVVVTGYRAVKKQSYTSSATSITSKEIVNNQKSGSQGYVNSSSIIAMGNNNSIQYQNSAPNYNIRNEFKQNNNISQTLIGKVSGLQIAPNHGISGSSNPIIIRGMSSLKGSSNPLYVINGKISDNKAFSNLNPNTIESVSVLKDAAATSMYGSKASNGVVVIKTKKLSRKERIAFEKLQKVQDSINASKQIQKQNNEEYDAFVENPFELTKNQSVSTFSIDVDKAAYSNIRRMINNGEYVNKNAVRIEEMINYFKYDYPQPKNNEPFSINTEYNDSPWNSKHKLLKIGLQGKEIPTDKLPNSNFVFLIDVSGSMNELNKLPLLKSSFKVLLDQLRPTDKVGIVVYAGSAGMVLPPTSAKEKGKIIEALDKLQAGGSTAGGHGIELAYKLAQENFIKNGNNRVIIATDGDFNVGTSSTGDLQTLIEDKRKSGVFLTCLGFGMGNFKDNRMETLANKGNGNYAYIDNLQEANKFLGKEFTGNMYAIAKDVKIQIEFNPKYVKSYRLVGYENRKLKNEDFANDKIDAGELGSGHTVTALYEVIPTDVNSEFLPKENDLKYSRNTNDENFNDELATVKFRYKKPDGDISSEIIQVVKNTNQSFSSSSNDFKFASSVAWFGLVLRNSALIKNKDLKEIENLAKKGRGKDDEGYRGEFVRLVETYRSTQK, from the coding sequence ATGGAAAATAATCACGATATAGATAAAAAATTCAATGAGGCTTCTCAATCTTTGGAAGAACCTACAACTTTTCCGGGTTTTGATAAAGTTTGGTCTCAAGTTGAAGAAAAATTAGATAAAAAAGAAGATAAGAAGAAAATTATCCCAATTTGGTTTCCTTATGGAATTGCTGCAAGTTTAATCATTGGTTTGGGTGCATTTTATTTCATTAATAAAAATGATGTTTCTGAAATTAATAAACCTGCAATTGCTCAAAATACGGTTTCACCTAAAGTAAATTCTAATGTTCAGGCGATTGATAGTATGGTAAAATCTAATATTGAAAAGGAAATTCATTCTCAAAAAGAAATTCAGAAACCTGAAGTTTTGGTATATGAATCATTTGTTCCCGAACCTAAAATTTCTCCGATTTACCATAATGAAATACCGTCACAAAGTTCAAATTTAACAAAAGATAATGAACCGGATCACGATGTAATTTTGGATCATAATGACAAAGAAACTAATATTGAAGAAGTTGTAGTGACCGGTTATAGAGCTGTGAAAAAACAATCTTATACTTCAAGTGCTACTTCAATAACATCTAAAGAAATTGTAAACAATCAAAAATCCGGTTCGCAAGGTTATGTAAATTCATCATCAATAATTGCGATGGGAAATAATAATAGTATTCAATATCAAAATTCTGCACCAAATTATAATATCAGAAATGAGTTTAAACAGAATAATAATATTTCACAAACTTTAATCGGAAAAGTTTCTGGTTTACAAATAGCACCAAATCACGGAATTTCTGGTTCTTCTAATCCAATTATAATCAGAGGTATGAGTTCTTTAAAGGGAAGCTCAAATCCTTTATATGTTATCAACGGAAAAATTTCAGACAATAAAGCTTTTAGTAATTTAAATCCGAACACTATTGAAAGTGTTTCTGTTTTAAAAGACGCAGCTGCTACATCAATGTATGGAAGTAAGGCATCAAATGGAGTTGTTGTTATTAAAACTAAAAAACTCTCTCGTAAAGAAAGAATAGCTTTTGAAAAACTGCAGAAAGTTCAGGATAGCATCAATGCATCAAAACAAATTCAGAAGCAAAACAATGAAGAATATGATGCTTTTGTAGAAAATCCTTTTGAGTTAACGAAAAATCAGTCAGTTTCTACTTTTTCGATTGATGTAGATAAAGCGGCTTATTCCAACATCCGAAGAATGATTAACAATGGAGAATATGTAAATAAAAATGCGGTGAGAATTGAGGAAATGATCAATTATTTTAAATATGATTATCCACAACCTAAAAATAATGAGCCGTTCTCTATTAATACAGAATACAACGATTCGCCTTGGAATAGTAAACATAAGTTATTGAAAATCGGTTTGCAGGGAAAAGAAATTCCAACAGATAAACTTCCCAATTCAAATTTTGTTTTTCTGATTGATGTTTCAGGCTCAATGAATGAACTGAATAAATTACCGTTGCTAAAATCTTCTTTCAAAGTTCTTTTGGATCAGTTAAGACCAACCGATAAAGTAGGAATTGTAGTTTACGCCGGAAGTGCAGGAATGGTTTTGCCACCAACTTCAGCTAAAGAAAAAGGAAAAATAATTGAAGCTTTAGATAAACTTCAGGCAGGCGGAAGTACAGCAGGCGGACATGGAATTGAATTAGCCTATAAATTGGCTCAGGAAAACTTTATCAAAAATGGAAATAACCGTGTGATAATCGCTACAGATGGAGATTTTAATGTGGGAACATCTTCTACGGGCGATCTTCAGACTTTAATTGAAGATAAAAGAAAATCGGGCGTGTTTCTTACCTGTCTAGGTTTCGGAATGGGAAATTTCAAAGACAACAGAATGGAAACTTTAGCGAATAAAGGAAACGGGAATTATGCTTACATCGATAATCTTCAGGAAGCTAATAAATTTTTAGGAAAAGAGTTTACCGGAAATATGTATGCGATTGCTAAAGATGTAAAAATTCAGATTGAATTTAATCCGAAATACGTAAAATCATATCGCCTAGTTGGTTACGAAAACCGAAAATTGAAGAATGAAGATTTTGCCAACGATAAAATTGATGCCGGAGAATTGGGAAGCGGACATACCGTTACCGCTTTATACGAAGTCATTCCGACCGATGTGAATTCTGAATTTTTGCCAAAAGAAAATGATTTAAAATATAGTAGAAACACAAATGATGAAAATTTTAATGATGAATTGGCAACGGTAAAATTTAGATATAAAAAACCGGATGGCGATATAAGTTCTGAAATTATTCAGGTTGTCAAAAACACAAATCAATCTTTTTCATCTTCAAGCAATGACTTTAAATTTGCTTCATCTGTGGCTTGGTTTGGTTTGGTTTTAAGAAATTCTGCTTTAATTAAAAATAAAGATTTAAAAGAAATAGAAAACTTGGCCAAAAAGGGAAGAGGAAAAGATGATGAAGGTTACAGAGGAGAGTTTGTGAGATTGGTGGAAACATACAGGTCGACACAAAAATAA
- a CDS encoding transposase — protein MDGSHTRSKTGGQSVGYQGRKSSKTSNCIFICDNQGQMLSMGKPISGEHHDLYNIEDTLEEIFGLLDNADIKCKGLFLNADSGFDSKKFRDMLDKKEIIGNIKENPRNGDTKNEKYFDDELYKRRFKIEKANAWLDSFKALLIRFETLNLTWVNLHYLAFSILFLRKIKV, from the coding sequence TTGGATGGAAGCCATACCCGAAGTAAAACAGGAGGACAATCGGTAGGCTATCAGGGAAGAAAATCATCTAAGACCAGTAATTGTATTTTTATCTGTGATAATCAGGGACAAATGCTTTCAATGGGAAAGCCAATAAGCGGTGAACATCATGATCTTTATAATATTGAAGATACTTTGGAAGAGATTTTCGGTCTTCTCGATAATGCTGATATAAAGTGTAAGGGATTATTTCTCAATGCAGACTCTGGTTTTGACAGTAAAAAATTCAGAGATATGCTGGATAAAAAAGAAATAATTGGGAATATTAAAGAGAATCCTCGTAACGGAGATACAAAGAATGAAAAATATTTTGATGATGAACTGTATAAAAGAAGATTCAAAATAGAAAAAGCAAATGCATGGTTGGATAGTTTCAAAGCTTTATTAATAAGGTTTGAAACACTAAATTTAACTTGGGTAAATCTACATTATCTCGCTTTTTCTATTTTATTCCTCAGAAAAATAAAAGTTTAA
- a CDS encoding TonB-dependent receptor, with protein MKKVYLLLPVFAVQFALAQNSQRYYSGTFFNEKKKPQNFLKIFNKNSGVYELTDEKGYAIIAAKEYDTLVWNNGKNIEVVRGVYELKYLLERQISRETVKDINSKDYESLLEKPLNDQFSIEHSYDSLSKNSDRQFSAVRKLKLKSDSLYKIKSQSKKSLVFNGSFSTSVDIKNRNRIPQTQSRYVQGRSENGSLVWKGPETNEMFSFGPDISTLGFNGQPYEYDVNGQLVGLSNAVSPAKAYHNNIFKTTVGYSNQLNINAMIKSGGYNEDVRLSFSLGQRKDQMYFANQFDVTNSFKTKFSTKILDFNFNAGFNYEENKATNTNRIGLFNRAYQNSLLTPVSFSNQQNVYLSNGLQRSYSLYADNPDFLFDQANKYNYYENIRQFNFDVSKNWNDFKLNISQAYDNQDIMHRDVYKPSTNGFINGLYNRRDQKNEFYNSNILTSYEFGDNDFKNKFSLNYILNDRKVSVNHSLDRNYMYQRTSQDYIFNYNLDYDDYDDVEFGVNVGNSFYISNTSLKNAYWLPKANGYFTFKNLFNKYGSKLQLFGAYTQLATEPEMAKSYSSYTTTQFSAQNSYQYFPLKEVETFKNLSNVDIKEWKTGFKFMLNGKIDLSAEYFNRRISDDIFPIFEGQNLVLKNLADHTYKGFEVNLNYDRIITNYNFSLGSKASFFKYRDVVDRVNSGYNNLMISGFNDIYKTLSEGQVLGAVMGSYFERNTEGKIVIDDYGYPVKASGMKLIADPTPDFVMKFSHNITYKMFALDISWEWKKGGQVWNGTQAVLDYYGRSQTSADERNSKNYVFEGVNYNGNVNQIPVDFYNPNQSISDNRWTRYGFLGVAENYVEKADYLRINDITLSAYFDIGKFRKALGISFYVNNIFLWQANSGVDSDQNFYDFDNSRGLDFFNLPSFKTYGCTVSFKF; from the coding sequence ATGAAAAAAGTTTATCTGTTATTGCCAGTTTTTGCGGTGCAGTTTGCCTTGGCGCAGAATTCTCAGCGTTATTATTCGGGAACATTTTTTAATGAAAAGAAAAAGCCTCAGAACTTTCTTAAAATATTCAATAAAAACAGTGGAGTTTATGAACTGACCGATGAAAAAGGCTACGCAATTATTGCTGCAAAAGAATACGACACTTTAGTTTGGAATAACGGAAAAAATATTGAGGTTGTTCGTGGGGTTTATGAGCTAAAATATCTTTTAGAAAGACAAATTTCAAGAGAAACGGTAAAAGATATCAATTCCAAAGATTATGAAAGTCTGTTGGAAAAACCTTTAAATGATCAATTCAGCATAGAACATTCTTACGATTCTTTAAGTAAAAATTCAGACCGTCAATTTTCTGCGGTGAGAAAACTTAAACTGAAATCAGATTCTTTATATAAAATTAAAAGTCAGTCAAAAAAATCTCTTGTTTTTAACGGTAGTTTCAGTACTTCTGTAGACATCAAAAACAGAAACAGAATTCCACAGACTCAAAGCAGATACGTTCAGGGAAGATCAGAAAATGGCTCTTTGGTTTGGAAAGGTCCTGAAACTAATGAAATGTTCAGCTTCGGACCAGATATTTCGACTTTAGGTTTCAATGGACAGCCTTATGAATACGATGTCAACGGACAATTGGTTGGTTTATCAAATGCGGTTTCTCCCGCAAAAGCTTACCATAATAATATTTTTAAAACAACGGTTGGTTACAGCAATCAGTTGAATATAAATGCAATGATTAAAAGTGGTGGCTACAATGAAGACGTGCGACTTTCTTTCAGCTTAGGACAGCGAAAAGATCAGATGTATTTTGCGAATCAGTTTGATGTGACGAATTCTTTTAAAACTAAATTCAGCACAAAAATTTTAGATTTTAATTTTAATGCAGGGTTTAATTATGAAGAAAATAAAGCAACGAATACGAATAGAATTGGGCTTTTTAATAGAGCGTATCAAAATTCTTTACTGACTCCGGTTTCTTTTTCAAATCAGCAGAATGTTTATCTAAGCAATGGTTTGCAGAGAAGTTACAGTTTGTATGCAGATAATCCCGATTTTCTTTTTGATCAGGCTAATAAATACAATTATTACGAAAATATCCGCCAGTTTAATTTTGATGTAAGTAAAAATTGGAATGATTTTAAACTGAATATCAGTCAGGCTTATGACAATCAGGATATTATGCATCGAGATGTTTATAAACCATCAACCAATGGATTTATCAACGGACTATACAACAGAAGAGACCAAAAAAATGAGTTTTATAATTCCAATATTTTAACAAGCTATGAATTTGGAGATAATGATTTTAAAAATAAATTCAGTTTAAACTATATTTTGAATGACAGAAAAGTAAGTGTTAATCATAGTTTAGACCGAAACTATATGTATCAAAGAACTTCACAGGATTATATTTTTAATTATAATTTAGATTATGACGATTATGATGATGTAGAATTTGGAGTAAATGTTGGAAATTCTTTTTACATCTCAAATACTTCGTTGAAAAATGCTTATTGGCTTCCGAAAGCAAACGGATATTTTACTTTTAAAAATTTATTTAATAAGTATGGAAGTAAACTTCAGCTATTTGGAGCTTATACGCAATTAGCTACAGAACCGGAAATGGCAAAATCTTATTCCTCGTATACAACGACACAGTTTTCTGCTCAGAATTCTTATCAATATTTTCCTTTAAAAGAAGTTGAAACATTCAAAAATCTCTCAAATGTTGATATCAAAGAATGGAAAACTGGATTTAAATTTATGCTTAATGGGAAAATAGATCTTAGTGCAGAATATTTTAACCGAAGAATTTCTGATGATATTTTTCCAATTTTTGAAGGACAGAATTTGGTTCTGAAAAATCTTGCAGATCATACCTACAAAGGGTTTGAAGTGAATTTAAATTATGATAGAATAATTACTAATTATAATTTTTCTTTAGGAAGTAAAGCCTCATTTTTCAAATATCGGGATGTTGTAGACCGTGTAAATTCTGGGTACAATAATCTGATGATTTCGGGTTTTAATGATATTTATAAAACATTGTCTGAAGGTCAGGTTTTGGGAGCTGTGATGGGAAGTTATTTTGAAAGAAATACTGAAGGAAAAATAGTTATTGATGATTACGGTTATCCCGTAAAAGCTTCTGGAATGAAATTGATTGCAGACCCAACTCCGGATTTTGTGATGAAATTTTCTCACAATATCACTTACAAAATGTTTGCTTTAGACATCAGCTGGGAATGGAAAAAAGGCGGACAAGTATGGAATGGAACTCAGGCTGTTCTTGATTATTACGGTCGTTCCCAAACTTCGGCAGATGAAAGAAATAGTAAAAACTATGTTTTTGAAGGCGTCAATTATAATGGAAATGTAAACCAAATTCCTGTAGATTTTTATAATCCGAACCAGTCGATAAGTGACAATCGTTGGACGAGGTATGGTTTTCTTGGCGTGGCTGAAAATTATGTTGAAAAAGCAGATTACTTAAGAATCAATGATATTACACTTTCAGCCTATTTCGATATAGGGAAATTCCGAAAAGCTCTTGGAATAAGTTTTTACGTGAATAATATTTTCCTTTGGCAGGCAAACAGCGGAGTAGATTCTGACCAGAATTTCTATGATTTTGATAACAGCCGAGGTTTAGATTTTTTCAATCTTCCTTCTTTTAAAACTTATGGTTGTACAGTTTCTTTTAAATTTTAA